A genomic segment from Daphnia pulex isolate KAP4 chromosome 5, ASM2113471v1 encodes:
- the LOC124194632 gene encoding uncharacterized protein LOC124194632 — protein sequence MIGMGGLGLDLDSLNESVASSMSVRDMYSNSNLNSASSLSWADDEVENYATMKVQHYLDNLEDFLHTGDPPSERCFNQSEAEQWMQLVNHFKFHGLLKESQRQVNEEQWRMNPIKKELEIQGHSFVNLPSNNKYGMSSTSMGYSHFQTPRVRSAYPTKKEVQPIRIRSAHPLKSPPLPVIGLRTGARSGNANERSYYRPRSPSKNADYMKILDETARLSIQRNMSVTAGEVPAFSHKSISPSKNYTQLKRIKLQPSALPKFTDSVTETTTTILPPLAEAKNSHPLRSKVKPKTNPAALVTNLKSANGKMNGSENLVGRKPTSAVQPNRSIASQSKLGQQHRQMYNIPPSTYRTGNSIELVGTSLSLFDPIARCVRPISIPKLRTNF from the exons ATGATTGGAATGGGGGGCCTGGGACTGGATCTAGATTCTCTCAACGAATCGGTTGCTTCGAGCATGTCAGTTAGAGACATGTATTCCAACAGTAACCTGAACTCGGCTAGCAGTCTTTCTTGGGCCGACGAC gAAGTAGAAAATTATGCCACCATGAAAGTGCAGCACTATCTTGACAATCTGGAAGACTTTCTTCACACAGGCGATCCACCTAGTGAAAGATGTTTCAACCAGTCTGAAGCCGAACAGTGGATGCAGCTAGTCAATCATTTCAA gTTCCACGGTCTGTTGAAGGAATCTCAGAGACAAGTCAACGAAGAGCAGTGGAGGATGAACCCCATCAAGAAAGAATTGGAAATACAAGGGCACAG TTTTGTCAATTTGCCATCAAACAACAAGTATGGGATGAGCAGCACATCTATGGGCTACAGCCATTTTCAGACACCGAGAGTCAGGAGTGCCTACCCTACCAAAAAAGAAGTGCAACCAATCAGGATTAGAAGTGCTCATCCGCTCAAATCACCACCTCTGCCAGTCATCGGTCTGCGAACGGGTGCGAGATCCGGCAACGCCAACGAGCGTTCCTACTATCGTCCGCGGAGCCCGTCCAAAAACGCCGATTACATGAAAATTCTAGATGAAACAGCCCGCCTATCCATCCAAAGAAACATGAGTGTAACAGCTGGCGAGGTTCCAGCCTTTAGCCACAAGAGCATATCGCCCAGCAAGAACTACACTCAACTGAAAAGGATAAAATTGCAGCCGTCTGCCCTTCCGAAGTTCACGGATAGCGTTACAgagaccaccaccaccattttGCCTCCACTGGCCGAAGCCAAAAATTCTCATCCGCTCAGAAGCAAAGTCAAGCCCAAAACGAATCCTGCCGCGCTTGTGACGAATCTCAAATCGGCCAATGGCAAAATGAATGGAAGCGAGAACCTTGTTGGCAGGAAGCCCACCAGTGCCGTGCAGCCAAATCGGAGCATAGCGTCGCAATCAAAACTTGGACAGCAGCACCGCCAAATGTATAACATTCCTCCATCCACTTACCGTACTGGAAATAGTATCGAATTGGTTGGAACGAGCTTGTCGCTTTTCGATCCTATCGCCAGGTGTGTTCGCCCCATTTCAATACCAAAACTGCGCACAAATTTTTGA
- the LOC124194631 gene encoding sphingosine-1-phosphate lyase-like, with the protein MSMPSILEVARFIKIYIDYRLNEKFSFKIILISAGAAYSIARLQNFLTDPELSVAERTKRYIFSWIRMIPFVKKKVAEERLKAKHMMEEDMNKCTKSLSVYYQLPSNGKSVEEITKEASEYLDLGDCDWKAGGLSGCVYNVDPEVTTLVTQVYGMSAWTNPLHPEVFPGIRKMEAEIVQMAIHMFNGGKDACGTMTSGGSESLLLAVKAYRDYARNVKGIRNPEILIPATGHAAFDKASQLYRMRLVRIPIDPKTQKADIKAMEKAINKNTCLLLASAPGFPHGVIDPVEKIAQLGLKYDIPVHVDACLGGFVIAFMEEAGYSLPPFDFRVKGVTSISADTHKYGYAPKGTSVILYSHPKYRQQQFFVATEWPGGIYASPTLAGSRPGGLIAACWASMMYYGRSGYVEATKKIVETHRFIERGLRQIKGIRVMGHPEACCVAVDSIDFNIYRVSDAMTKKGWSLSPLQFPSSIHLTVTYLHTRDGVAERFVEDMRATVDEIMKTPKAEAEGAAVIYGMAQSIPDRSMVTEIASVFLDSIYNLKSDVVSNGHAK; encoded by the exons ATGTCTATG CCGAGCATATTAGAAGTTGCtagatttataaaaatatatatagactaCCGTTTAAATGagaagttttcttttaaaataattttgatatcGGCTGGAGCAGCATATTCCATTGCTCGACTACAGAACTTTCTGACAGATCCAGAATTGT ctgTGGCTGAAAGAACAAAGAGATATATTTTCTCATGGATTCGTATGATTccttttgtgaaaaaaaaggtagcagAGGAAAGACTTAAGGCTAAACATATGATGGAAGAAGACATGAATAAATGCACAAAATCCCTTAGTGTCTATTATCAATTGCCTAGTAATGGAAAATCAGTTGAAGAGATTACTAAAGAAGCTAGTGAATATCTAGACCTag GGGACTGTGACTGGAAAGCTGGAGGACTTTCAGGATGTGTTTACAATGTTGATCCAGAAGTTACTACTCTTGTTACGCAAGTTTATGGAATGTCTGCCTGGACTAACCCGCTTCATCCAGAAGTATTCCCTGGAATTCGAAAAATGGAAGCTGAAATCGTCCAAATGGCTATCCATATGTTTAACGGGGGGAAAGATGCTTGCGGCACT ATGACTTCTGGAGGTTCCGAATCGCTCTTACTGGCCGTAAAAGCATACCGAGACTATGCGCGAAACGTAAAAGGCATAAGAAATCCTGAAATCCTAATTCCTGCAACTGGCCACGCGGCTTTTGATAAAGCTTCCCAACTTTAcag GATGCGCCTTGTTCGAATACCAATAGATCCAAAAACCCAGAAGGCAGACATTAAAGCGATGGAAAAAGCcatcaataaaaatacttGCTTG CTTTTGGCATCAGCACCTGGTTTTCCTCATGGAGTGATTGACCCAGTCGAAAAGATTGCCCAACTCGGTCTTAAATATGACATCCCTGTGCACGTTGATGCCTGTTTGGGAGGGTTCGTAATCGCGTTTATGGAAGAAGCTGGCTACAGCTTGCCGCCGTTTGACTTCAGAGTAAAAGGAGTCACCAGTATTTCGGCCGATACGCACAAG TATGGCTATGCGCCCAAGGGAACTTCCGTTATTTTGTACTCCCATCCGAAATATCGCCAGCAACAATTCTTTGTTGCTACTGAATGGCCTGGTGGTATTTACGCATCACCAACTTTAGCCGGTTCTCGACCAGGAG GCTTAATTGCTGCCTGCTGGGCGTCTATGATGTACTATGGTCGAAGCGGTTATGTAGAAGCTACTAAAAAGATTGTGGAAACTCATCGCTTTATTGAAAGAGG tTTGCGCCAGATTAAAGGCATCCGCGTCATGGGACATCCCGAAGCATGCTGTGTTGCCGTGGACTCAATCGACTTCAACATTTACCGTGTATCAGATGCCATGACCAAAAAAGGCTGGAGTCTTTCTCCTCTCCAATTTCCTTCTAG CATTCATTTGACAGTGACTTACCTTCACACTCGTGATGGAGTCGCCGAGCGCTTCGTTGAAGATATGCGCGCTACTGTGGATGAGATTATGAAGACCCCAAAAGCTGAAGCTGAGGGCGCG GCTGTTATCTATGGCATGGCACAAAGTATTCCTGACCGTTCAATGGTGACGGAAATTGCAAGCGTTTTCTTGGATTCCATATACAACCTGAAAAGTGACGTCGTATCCAACGGCCACGCCAAGTAG
- the LOC124194635 gene encoding protein lin-37 homolog isoform X1 — translation MRKDKEKYDHGHEVSTARGRLEGALQILIEKTESEDSDESDVDVTDLIHEGRSQSASPRKSGTIKTPLRKRRRLNVDKHYKNDQNSYVLKLYDRSVDLAKFSPQTPLYPVCRAWIKNQPNNQQFGAANANSPKKLEDKGAEVKEDLKLEENGEAFVNSLPLPEAMPLDEEGNIVDTRIPFDLKPSGKSKSLDLLLNVCEDEAAPSVSSLLQEHCSHWGRVREQWRRAANVNEVRYVESTKILKNILVRP, via the exons ATGAGAAAGGATAAAGAGAAATATG atCATGGGCATGAAGTTAGCACTGCCCGTGGACGATTGGAAGGAGCTCTGCAAATTTTGATCGAAAAAACTGAATCTGAAGATAGCGATGAATCTGACGTAGATGTAACTGATTTAATCCATGAAGGCAGAAG TCAATCAGCATCTCCTAGGAAATCAGGAACAATTAAAACTCCATTGAGAAAGAGAAGACGCTTAAATGTGGATAAACATTACAAAAATGACCAAAATTCCTATGTGCTTAAGCTTTATGATCGTAGTGTTgatcttgcaaaattttctccTCAAACTCCCCTATATCCTGTTTGCCGTGCttggataaaaaatcaaccaaacaACCAACAATTTGGAGCTGCAAA TGCAAATTCCCCTAAGAAACTGGAGGATAAAGGAGCTGAGGTTAAAGAGGATTTAaaacttgaagaaaatggTGAAGCTTTTGTAAATAGCTTGCCATTACCTGAAGCGATGCCTCTGGATGAAGAAGGAAACATTGTAGATACTAGGATTCCCTTTGATCTGAAGCCCAGTGGAAAATCTAAATCACTAGATTTGCTGCtaaatgtgtgt GAAGATGAGGCGGCTCCATCAGTATCATCGCTATTGCAGGAG CATTGTTCTCATTGGGGTCGAGTACGAGAGCAATGGAGACGGGCGGCTAATGTCAATGAAGTCCGTTATGTTGAAAGTACCAAGATTCTTAAGAATATTTTAGTTCGCCCTTAA
- the LOC124194635 gene encoding protein lin-37 homolog isoform X2, with product MRKDKEKYDHGHEVSTARGRLEGALQILIEKTESEDSDESDVDVTDLIHEGRSQSASPRKSGTIKTPLRKRRRLNVDKHYKNDQNSYVLKLYDRSVDLAKFSPQTPLYPVCRAWIKNQPNNQQFGAANANSPKKLEDKGAEVKEDLKLEENGEAFVNSLPLPEAMPLDEEGNIVDTRIPFDLKPSGKSKSLDLLLNEDEAAPSVSSLLQEHCSHWGRVREQWRRAANVNEVRYVESTKILKNILVRP from the exons ATGAGAAAGGATAAAGAGAAATATG atCATGGGCATGAAGTTAGCACTGCCCGTGGACGATTGGAAGGAGCTCTGCAAATTTTGATCGAAAAAACTGAATCTGAAGATAGCGATGAATCTGACGTAGATGTAACTGATTTAATCCATGAAGGCAGAAG TCAATCAGCATCTCCTAGGAAATCAGGAACAATTAAAACTCCATTGAGAAAGAGAAGACGCTTAAATGTGGATAAACATTACAAAAATGACCAAAATTCCTATGTGCTTAAGCTTTATGATCGTAGTGTTgatcttgcaaaattttctccTCAAACTCCCCTATATCCTGTTTGCCGTGCttggataaaaaatcaaccaaacaACCAACAATTTGGAGCTGCAAA TGCAAATTCCCCTAAGAAACTGGAGGATAAAGGAGCTGAGGTTAAAGAGGATTTAaaacttgaagaaaatggTGAAGCTTTTGTAAATAGCTTGCCATTACCTGAAGCGATGCCTCTGGATGAAGAAGGAAACATTGTAGATACTAGGATTCCCTTTGATCTGAAGCCCAGTGGAAAATCTAAATCACTAGATTTGCTGCtaaat GAAGATGAGGCGGCTCCATCAGTATCATCGCTATTGCAGGAG CATTGTTCTCATTGGGGTCGAGTACGAGAGCAATGGAGACGGGCGGCTAATGTCAATGAAGTCCGTTATGTTGAAAGTACCAAGATTCTTAAGAATATTTTAGTTCGCCCTTAA
- the LOC124194630 gene encoding phosphatidylinositol 3,4,5-trisphosphate 3-phosphatase and dual-specificity protein phosphatase PTEN-like isoform X2, with product MASTIKGLVSRKKKRYKEDGFNLDLTYIFDNVIAMGYPAAKLEGVYRNHIDDVYKFLETKHKDHYKIYNLCSERSYDYSRFNNRVSSFPFDDHNPPKLGLIEPFCKDMDEWLNQDQSNVAAIHCKAGKGRTGLMICCYILHRGWAENADDALKHYGQTRTHDTKGVTIPSQRRYVEYYDQLLKEGGSGYSLCPLELREIRLQPIPNMSGGCVPVLTIFEAESQQELNPPIELTKVGRVLRITLKTPLSLKGDVRVILKNKPNVIMLKEKMFHFWFNTYFVKDQTLPPSPSPSSRRTLNEKNDLTSNGLDSTASMTKAEGLALKNRFIGSLIERPEHSGSYPTNHLSPNLVLLSSSSRASSLNSVYSENSSAPTSEPNQWLSVTLMKRELDKACKDSNHKIFPSDFKTTLYFTRPGQVPLSTVGSLPNMDSAARASRSSMAVMNCSPAITRFPSATSNGSNRPKTIATSGNPGVKLSPPQNLGLLGPICWRANPTTKTNVEINNTEGVGGHDQLPRHSDSSQTWSSENDSSDVEGSERNQFQKPPNQEQEEGEQGESTYL from the exons ATGGCAAGCACTATCAAAGGATTGGTTAGTCGCAAGAAGAAGCGCTATAAGGAAGATGGATTTAATCTAGACTTGACTT ATATATTTGACAATGTCATTGCCATGGGATATCCAGCTGCCAAGCTAGAAGGAGTCTATCGAAATCACATTGATGATGTGTATAAGtttttggaaacaaaacataaagaTCACTACAAGATATACAACTT gtGTTCAGAGCGTTCCTATGACTACAGTAGATTCAACAATCGAGTTTCTTCCTTCCCATTTGATGATCACAACCCTCCTAAACTGGGGTTGATAGAGCCATTCTGTAAGGACATGGATGAGTGGCTTAATCAGGATCAATCAAATGTTGCTGCTATTCACTGCAAAGCTGGAAAA GGAAGAACCGGTTTAATGATATGCTGTTATATACTACATCGAGGATGGGCCGAAAATGCAGATGACGCCCTTAAACACTATGGGCAGACGAGAACTCACGATACTAAa GGTGTCACCATACCTAGCCAGAGACGCTATGTTGAGTATTACGATCAATTACTCAAAGAGGGCGGGTCGGGTTATTCACTGTGCCCTCTCGAGTTGCGTGAAATTCGCCTGCAGCCCATTCCCAATATGAGTGGTGGTTGTG TTCCCGTTTTGACCATATTTGAAGCGGAAAGCCAACAAGAATTGAATCCACCAATTGAGCTGACCAAAGTCGGACGCGTGCTACGCATTACCTTGAAAACACCGCTGAGCCTCAAGGGCGACGTGCGGGTGATCCTCAAAAACAAACCCAACGTGATAATGCTGAAAGAGAagatgtttcatttttggttcAACACCTATTTCGTCAAAGACCAAACTCTCCCACCATCACCGTCCCCATCGTCTCGTCGAACTCTCAATGAGAAAAATGACCTTACATCCAACGGATTGGATAGTACCGCTTCTATGACTAAAGCTGAAGGATTAGCtttgaaaaatcgatttaTAGGCTCATTAATTGAACGACCGGAACATTCTGGGAGTTATCCGACCAACCATCTCAGCCCGAACCTTGTCTTGTTGTCTAGTTCATCCAG GGCGTCATCTTTGAATTCAGTGTATTCGGAAAACTCCTCTGCGCCTACCTCGGAGCCTAACCAATGGCTCAGCGTAACGTTAATGAAACGTGAGCTCGATAAAGCTTGCAAAGATAGTAACCATAAAATTTTCCCTTCGGATTTTAAG acgacATTGTACTTCACTCGTCCTGGACAGGTGCCTTTGAGCACCGTTGGAAGTTTACCGAATATGGATTCCGCTGCCCGGGCTAGCCGCAGTAGCATGGCTGTCATGAATTGCAGTCCTGCTATCACTCGTTTCCCCTCTGCCACTTCTAATGGTTCAAACCGACCCAAGACTATTGCAACAAGTGGAAATCCAGGGGTTAAATTGAGTCCTCCTCAGAATCTTGGCCTTCTTGGTCCGATTTGTTGGAGGGCTAATCCGACAACGAAGACTAACGTAGAG ATCAATAATACTGAAGGGGTTGGAGGACATGACCAATTACCTCGCCATTCGGACTCTAGCCAGACTTGGAGTTCCGAAAATGATAGTTCAGACGTAGAAGGGTCAGAGCGAAACCAATTCCAGAAGCCACCGAACCAGGAGCAAGAAGAAGGCGAGCAAG GGGAATCGACCTATTTGTGA
- the LOC124194630 gene encoding phosphatidylinositol 3,4,5-trisphosphate 3-phosphatase and dual-specificity protein phosphatase PTEN-like isoform X1 has product MASTIKGLVSRKKKRYKEDGFNLDLTYIFDNVIAMGYPAAKLEGVYRNHIDDVYKFLETKHKDHYKIYNLCSERSYDYSRFNNRVSSFPFDDHNPPKLGLIEPFCKDMDEWLNQDQSNVAAIHCKAGKGRTGLMICCYILHRGWAENADDALKHYGQTRTHDTKGVTIPSQRRYVEYYDQLLKEGGSGYSLCPLELREIRLQPIPNMSGGCVPVLTIFEAESQQELNPPIELTKVGRVLRITLKTPLSLKGDVRVILKNKPNVIMLKEKMFHFWFNTYFVKDQTLPPSPSPSSRRTLNEKNDLTSNGLDSTASMTKAEGLALKNRFIGSLIERPEHSGSYPTNHLSPNLVLLSSSSRASSLNSVYSENSSAPTSEPNQWLSVTLMKRELDKACKDSNHKIFPSDFKTTLYFTRPGQVPLSTVGSLPNMDSAARASRSSMAVMNCSPAITRFPSATSNGSNRPKTIATSGNPGVKLSPPQNLGLLGPICWRANPTTKTNVEINNTEGVGGHDQLPRHSDSSQTWSSENDSSDVEGSERNQFQKPPNQEQEEGEQDDTCTSSDPVGRYRLLSFSACTSGGTQEIVRLSPSSVDLTLKGWPST; this is encoded by the exons ATGGCAAGCACTATCAAAGGATTGGTTAGTCGCAAGAAGAAGCGCTATAAGGAAGATGGATTTAATCTAGACTTGACTT ATATATTTGACAATGTCATTGCCATGGGATATCCAGCTGCCAAGCTAGAAGGAGTCTATCGAAATCACATTGATGATGTGTATAAGtttttggaaacaaaacataaagaTCACTACAAGATATACAACTT gtGTTCAGAGCGTTCCTATGACTACAGTAGATTCAACAATCGAGTTTCTTCCTTCCCATTTGATGATCACAACCCTCCTAAACTGGGGTTGATAGAGCCATTCTGTAAGGACATGGATGAGTGGCTTAATCAGGATCAATCAAATGTTGCTGCTATTCACTGCAAAGCTGGAAAA GGAAGAACCGGTTTAATGATATGCTGTTATATACTACATCGAGGATGGGCCGAAAATGCAGATGACGCCCTTAAACACTATGGGCAGACGAGAACTCACGATACTAAa GGTGTCACCATACCTAGCCAGAGACGCTATGTTGAGTATTACGATCAATTACTCAAAGAGGGCGGGTCGGGTTATTCACTGTGCCCTCTCGAGTTGCGTGAAATTCGCCTGCAGCCCATTCCCAATATGAGTGGTGGTTGTG TTCCCGTTTTGACCATATTTGAAGCGGAAAGCCAACAAGAATTGAATCCACCAATTGAGCTGACCAAAGTCGGACGCGTGCTACGCATTACCTTGAAAACACCGCTGAGCCTCAAGGGCGACGTGCGGGTGATCCTCAAAAACAAACCCAACGTGATAATGCTGAAAGAGAagatgtttcatttttggttcAACACCTATTTCGTCAAAGACCAAACTCTCCCACCATCACCGTCCCCATCGTCTCGTCGAACTCTCAATGAGAAAAATGACCTTACATCCAACGGATTGGATAGTACCGCTTCTATGACTAAAGCTGAAGGATTAGCtttgaaaaatcgatttaTAGGCTCATTAATTGAACGACCGGAACATTCTGGGAGTTATCCGACCAACCATCTCAGCCCGAACCTTGTCTTGTTGTCTAGTTCATCCAG GGCGTCATCTTTGAATTCAGTGTATTCGGAAAACTCCTCTGCGCCTACCTCGGAGCCTAACCAATGGCTCAGCGTAACGTTAATGAAACGTGAGCTCGATAAAGCTTGCAAAGATAGTAACCATAAAATTTTCCCTTCGGATTTTAAG acgacATTGTACTTCACTCGTCCTGGACAGGTGCCTTTGAGCACCGTTGGAAGTTTACCGAATATGGATTCCGCTGCCCGGGCTAGCCGCAGTAGCATGGCTGTCATGAATTGCAGTCCTGCTATCACTCGTTTCCCCTCTGCCACTTCTAATGGTTCAAACCGACCCAAGACTATTGCAACAAGTGGAAATCCAGGGGTTAAATTGAGTCCTCCTCAGAATCTTGGCCTTCTTGGTCCGATTTGTTGGAGGGCTAATCCGACAACGAAGACTAACGTAGAG ATCAATAATACTGAAGGGGTTGGAGGACATGACCAATTACCTCGCCATTCGGACTCTAGCCAGACTTGGAGTTCCGAAAATGATAGTTCAGACGTAGAAGGGTCAGAGCGAAACCAATTCCAGAAGCCACCGAACCAGGAGCAAGAAGAAGGCGAGCAAG ATGATACTTGCACCTCTTCGGATCCTGTTGGTCGCTATCGGTTACTCTCCTTTTCGGCTTGCACCTCTGGGGGTACTCAAGAAATAGTTCGTCTGAGTCCATCGTCTGTTGACCTTACGCTGAAAGGTTGGCCTTCCACCTGA